A stretch of DNA from Micromonospora sp. WMMD1155:
TCTCCGCGATCTCCGCCGGCTTGGCGTCCAGACCGGAGCGGAGCAGGTCGTACGCCTCGGCGATGAGCTGCATGTCGGCGTACTCGATGCCGTTGTGGACCATCTTGACGAAGTGCCCGGCGCCGTCCGGCCCGACGTGCATGCAGCACGGCACACCGTCCACCTGCGCGGCGATCTTCTCGAACATCGGCCCGAGCTTGGCGTACGACTCGGCGGAGCCGCCCGGCATGATGCTCGGACCGAGCAGCGCGCCCTCCTCACCGCCGGAGACGCCGGTGCCGCTGAAGTGCAGCCCCTGCGCGCGCAGCGCCTCCTCGCGGCGGCGGGTGTCGGCGAAGTGGGCGTTGCCGCAGTCGACGATGATGTCGCCCTCTTCCAGCAGAGGCACCAACTCGTCGATCACCGCGTCGGTGGGCGCACCGGCCTTGACCATGACGATGACTGCGCGCGGCCGTTCCAGTGACGCCACGAAGTCGGCCATCGTCTCGCCGGGCACGAACGTGCCCTCGTCGCCGTGCTCCGCGACGAGGCTGCGGGTGCGCTCCGGCGAGCGGTTGTGCACTGCCACCGTGAAGCCGTTGCGGGCCAGGTTGCGGGCCACGTTGCGACCCATCACCGCCAACCCGGTCACACCGATCTGTGCCCTCGCCTGCTCAGCCATCCGTGCCGCCACCTCTCGTCACCACTATTGGCGTTTCCGAACCTATCGCGATGTGGGCTGATCCGGGACCAGTGATCCACCCTCTGATACTCGGGGTGGCGGCGAGGCTGCCGTTGGTGGCGGCGAGGCTGCTGTTGGTGGCGGCGGTCGGCGCCACGGGCACACCGTGCGGGACCCGTCAACCCTCGGCGAGGCGGGCTTCGATCCGGGCGACCTTTCCGGTGAGCGCGTCGGTCACCCCTGGGCGGACGTCGGCCTTGAGCACCACGCTCACCCGGGGCGCCCGGGCGGCGACCACGTCGACCGCGCGCTTCACCACCGCCATCACCTCGTCCCACTCGCCCTCGACGGTGGTGAACATGGCATCGGTCCGGTTGGGTAGGCCGGATGCCCGGACCACCCGAACCGCCTCGGCGACCAGGTCACCCACGGAGTCGTCACCGCCGAGCGGGGTGATCGAGAAAGCGATCAGCATGTGCCGATCGTGCCAGTAAATCGGGTGCGCGTCCGCTCGGGAGGCGGTTAGGGTACGGCCATGCGTTACTGACGCCCCACCTTCCGAGCCGGCCCGCCGCCCCGCGTCGCGGTCCGTGCGCTCGCGGGCGTCCCGCATGTCCTCCCGCCGTTCGGCGGCGCTGGCTGTGTCCGACCCCGGCGAGCAGTTCCTTCCCTGTTCGGCCGTCGCGTCGCGCGGCGGCCACCAGCCGATCCGACCGACCGCCGACGCGCGGGACCGGCCAGTCGGTCGGCACCGAAGGAGGCCCGGATGCCTGCCAGGCGCAATCCGAAGAAGTCCCGTAGAACCCCACTCGGCACCGACCAGACGGCCGCCCACGGCCGATCCCGCCCCGACCTCGCGATCGAGCCGGCGGTGCCGGTCGAGCGCACGGTGCCGGCTGAGTCGGCGTTGCCGCCGGTCCTGGCCGAGCCGGCGGTGCCGGCCGAGTCGGCGGTGCCGGTGTCGCTGCCCGGGGCGTTGCTGGCGGCGGTGCTGTCCGAGTCGACGGTGCCGGTGTCGCTGCCCGAGCCGGTGCTGCCGGCGGTGCGGGTCGAGTCGGCTGCGGTGCTCGGTGAGCTGACGCCGTCGATCGACGTGCCCGCGGCGGTCGACGCTCCGGCGGTGGCAGACCTGCCGAAGTCTGCCGGGCGACCGGTGGCACCGACGGCCGGACCGCCCCAGGGTGGCGGCGGTCGCTCGGGCGGCGGCCGTAGCCGACAGGCCGGCCAGACCCGCCGCTACGCCTTCCGCCGCAGCTGACCGGACGTCCTGGCGTCCTCGCCACGCGGGGGTGCTGGGACATGACAGCAATATCAGGGATGTAGTGGCCTCCTTCACCAACGAGGCCACTACATCCCTGTTGTTGTGCGGATCTTGGCGGCGGGCGGCGGGCGGCGGGCGGCCCAGCGGCGGGCGACCAGCGGCGGGCGGCCGACGGCGCGCGTCCGACGGCGCGCGG
This window harbors:
- a CDS encoding thiamine-binding protein; its protein translation is MLIAFSITPLGGDDSVGDLVAEAVRVVRASGLPNRTDAMFTTVEGEWDEVMAVVKRAVDVVAARAPRVSVVLKADVRPGVTDALTGKVARIEARLAEG